From the genome of Eucalyptus grandis isolate ANBG69807.140 chromosome 2, ASM1654582v1, whole genome shotgun sequence, one region includes:
- the LOC104421803 gene encoding LEAF RUST 10 DISEASE-RESISTANCE LOCUS RECEPTOR-LIKE PROTEIN KINASE-like 1.2 isoform X1 has product MPSRHHLLCILSPSLSLVFFFFFFLLSFHGVHSAFPTICESQSQCGNISIKYPFSTVSDAPVYCGYPHLRISCPDVDNPPTISLPGDTYLVTEINYVEETLTLVDIDVADLICPRASHNLTINSLPLGYNSADVNLTFFFNCSTPPLAPIPARAIDCLRSGDKQSYVFVDMSPEKAAAIREAWGCEEAVMVAVKRTEVTAANGGDELAGAMSEGFALDWAAVRECGACEHSGGRCAFNKNEQLLCFCEDGSNHTDGSFCKGEPNKGRKLVVGFASAGGTAGGIVIIAIIIFIYRSRQRKKYKQSSFASGSTSSIYSSRTDFEKGSVYHGLPIFDYNELKNATNNFDPAAELGDGGFGTVFKGKLQDGRVVAVKRLYESNYKRVEQFMNEVEILARLHHPNLVSLYGYTSRHSRRLLLVYEYVPNGTVADHIHGDLAKPSSPPWSTRLKIAIETANALVYLHASDVIHRDVKTNNILLDENFTVKVADFGLSRLFPLNATHVSTAPQGTPGYVDPEYHQCYQLTEKSDVYSFGVVLMELISSLPAVDIMRHHHEINLSALAINKIQSHALHELVDQNLGFDTVNRTREMITAVAELGFRCLEEVHDMRPSMEEVLDTLKEIQNRGDNMEKSDQTDNISDDAVLLKNNPLTFSPVSVAAKWVSNDSTPNASG; this is encoded by the exons aTGCCAAGCCGCCACCACCTTCTCTGCATTCtgtccccttctctctccctcgtcttcttcttcttcttcttcttgctgagTTTCCATGGCGTCCACTCCGCTTTCCCAACCATTTGCGAATCGCAGTCTCAATGCGGCAACATCTCCATCAAGTATCCATTCTCGACTGTCAGCGACGCCCCCGTATACTGCGGCTACCCACACCTCAGAATCAGTTGTCCGGATGTCGATAATCCCCCGACCATCTCTCTTCCGGGCGACACCTACCTCGTCACTGAAATCAACTACGTCGAAGAAACCCTGACTCTGGTCGACATCGACGTCGCCGACCTGATATGCCCCAGGGCTAGCCATAACCTCACGATCAACTCGCTCCCGCTCGGTTACAACTCGGCCGACGTCAATCTCACCTTCTTCTTTAACTGCAGCACCCCTCCGTTGGCGCCCATTCCTGCCAGGGCCATCGATTGCTTGCGATCTGGTGATAAGCAGTCGTATGTGTTCGTGGACATGAGCCCCGAAAAGGCGGCGGCGATTCGTGAGGCGTGGGGCTGCGAGGAGGCAGTAATGGTGGCGGTGAAACGGACGGAGGTGACGGCGGCGAACGGGGGGGACGAGCTCGCTGGGGCGATGAGCGAGGGGTTCGCGCTTGACTGGGCGGCGGTGAGGGAGTGCGGCGCGTGCGAGCACTCCGGCGGGCGGTGCGCGTTCAACAAGAATGAGCAGTTGCTGTGCTTCTGCGAGGACGGGTCAAATCACACGGACGGCTCGTTTTGCAAAG GAGAACCAAATAAAGGACGGAAACTAGTAGTAG GTTTTGCTTCAGCAGGTGGAACAGCAGGCGGAATTGTGATCATAGCAATTATTATCTTCATCTATCGATCtcgccaaagaaaaaaatataagcaGTCATCCTTTGCCTCAGGAAGCACCTCCTCAATTTACTCCTCCAGGACAGATTTTGAGAAGGGCAGTGTCTACCATGGATTGCCCATCTTTGACTACAACGAACTTAAGAATGCTACAAACAATTTCGATCCAGCAGCGGAACTTGGTGATGGAGGCTTTGGCACTGTTTTCAAAG GCAAACTTCAAGATGGGCGTGTAGTTGCAGTCAAGAGATTGTATGAAAGCAACTACAAAAGAGTTGAGCAGTTCATGAATGAAGTCGAAATACTTGCTCGCTTACACCACCCAAATCTAGTCTCACTGTATGGCTACACCTCCCGGCACAGCCGTAGACTCCTGCTTGTGTATGAATATGTGCCAAACGGCACAGTGGCTGATCATATTCATGGCGATTTAGCTAAACCCAGCTCGCCCCCATGGTCCACCCGTTTGAAAATAGCCATAGAAACTGCAAACGCATTGGTGTATCTCCACGCATCTGATGTTATCCATCGAGATGTGAAGACCAACAATATCCTGCTGGACGAGAATTTCACTGTCAAGGTTGCGGATTTCGGTTTGTCGCGCCTCTTCCCATTGAATGCCACTCATGTTTCAACTGCTCCTCAAGGGACACCAGGTTATGTCGATCCAGAGTACCACCAATGCTACCAGTTGACTGAGAAGAGCGAtgtatatagctttggagtagtCTTAATGGAGCTCATATCTTCCTTGCCAGCCGTTGATATCATGAGGCATCACCACGAGATAAATCTATCCGCCCTGGCCATTAACAAGATCCAAAGCCATGCGTTGCACGAGCTTGTAGATCAAAATCTTGGGTTTGATACAGTCAATAGGACTAGAGAAATGATTACTGCGGTGGCAGAGTTGGGGTTCCGGTGCTTGGAAGAAGTCCACGACATGAGGCCATCCATGGAAGAGGTATTGGATACACTAAAGGAAATACAAAACCGTGGAGACAACATGGAGAAGTCAGACCAAACGGATAATATATCAGATGATGCTGTTCTGTTGAAGAACAATCCATTAACATTTTCGCCGGTTTCGGTCGCGGCGAAATGGGTTAGCAATGATTCGACACCCAATGCCAGTGGTTAG
- the LOC104421803 gene encoding LEAF RUST 10 DISEASE-RESISTANCE LOCUS RECEPTOR-LIKE PROTEIN KINASE-like 1.2 isoform X2, with the protein MNLQSFICGACCRCLVLVVVLASIVYQAVANDAKYEACAPQNCGDGLNISYPFWISGEQESYCGYPNFEITCVEKYPVLNFPEGEFFINEIFHVNHSILVVDALVHNDTCGAPPSLYQLRRTPFNLSSTNADFFFYYNCTLPLPQNFAYPVSCASNYANYSFALFPKEALQDPDVHYAVHSCSSPVSVPVHVNANTTSLATMDYRKIMEMGFLLNWTAIDCSDCEESEGRCGFENNNFVCFCQDGPHSQTCNDGEPNKGRKLVVGFASAGGTAGGIVIIAIIIFIYRSRQRKKYKQSSFASGSTSSIYSSRTDFEKGSVYHGLPIFDYNELKNATNNFDPAAELGDGGFGTVFKGKLQDGRVVAVKRLYESNYKRVEQFMNEVEILARLHHPNLVSLYGYTSRHSRRLLLVYEYVPNGTVADHIHGDLAKPSSPPWSTRLKIAIETANALVYLHASDVIHRDVKTNNILLDENFTVKVADFGLSRLFPLNATHVSTAPQGTPGYVDPEYHQCYQLTEKSDVYSFGVVLMELISSLPAVDIMRHHHEINLSALAINKIQSHALHELVDQNLGFDTVNRTREMITAVAELGFRCLEEVHDMRPSMEEVLDTLKEIQNRGDNMEKSDQTDNISDDAVLLKNNPLTFSPVSVAAKWVSNDSTPNASG; encoded by the exons ATGAATCTCCAAAGCTTCATCTGCGGAGCTTGTTGTCGTTGCTTGGTCCTTGTCGTCGTCCTTGCCAGCATAGTCTATCAGGCTGTAGCGAATGATGCGAAGTATGAGGCCTGCGCACCTCAGAACTGCGGAGACGGCCTGAATATCAGCTACCCTTTTTGGATTTCGGGGGAGCAAGAGTCCTATTGTGGCTATCCGAATTTTGAGATTACCTGTGTAGAGAAATACCCTGTCCTGAATTTCCCAGAGGGTGAGTTCTTCATTAACGAAATCTTCCATGTGAACCATTCTATCCTCGTGGTTGATGCCCTCGTGCACAATGACACCTGTGGTGCTCCGCCTTCATTATATCAGCTTCGAAGGACGCCTTTCAATCTGAGTTCCACTAATGCcgatttcttcttctattaTAATTGCACCTTGCCGCTGCCACAAAATTTTGCATATCCAGTGAGCTGTGCTAGCAACTACGCCAACTATTCTTTTGCTCTTTTCCCCAAGGAAGCATTGCAAGACCCGGATGTGCATTATGCCGTCCACTCCTGCAGTTCTCCAGTTAGTGTACCTGTTCATGTTAATGCAAATACCACTAGCTTGGCGACTATGGATTACCGTAAGATTATGGAGATGGGGTTCCTTTTGAACTGGACCGCAATTGATTGCAGTGACTGTGAGGAAAGTGAGGGACGGTGTGGATTCGAGAACAATAATTTCGTTTGTTTTTGCCAAGATGGCCCTCATTCTCAAACCTGCAATGATG GAGAACCAAATAAAGGACGGAAACTAGTAGTAG GTTTTGCTTCAGCAGGTGGAACAGCAGGCGGAATTGTGATCATAGCAATTATTATCTTCATCTATCGATCtcgccaaagaaaaaaatataagcaGTCATCCTTTGCCTCAGGAAGCACCTCCTCAATTTACTCCTCCAGGACAGATTTTGAGAAGGGCAGTGTCTACCATGGATTGCCCATCTTTGACTACAACGAACTTAAGAATGCTACAAACAATTTCGATCCAGCAGCGGAACTTGGTGATGGAGGCTTTGGCACTGTTTTCAAAG GCAAACTTCAAGATGGGCGTGTAGTTGCAGTCAAGAGATTGTATGAAAGCAACTACAAAAGAGTTGAGCAGTTCATGAATGAAGTCGAAATACTTGCTCGCTTACACCACCCAAATCTAGTCTCACTGTATGGCTACACCTCCCGGCACAGCCGTAGACTCCTGCTTGTGTATGAATATGTGCCAAACGGCACAGTGGCTGATCATATTCATGGCGATTTAGCTAAACCCAGCTCGCCCCCATGGTCCACCCGTTTGAAAATAGCCATAGAAACTGCAAACGCATTGGTGTATCTCCACGCATCTGATGTTATCCATCGAGATGTGAAGACCAACAATATCCTGCTGGACGAGAATTTCACTGTCAAGGTTGCGGATTTCGGTTTGTCGCGCCTCTTCCCATTGAATGCCACTCATGTTTCAACTGCTCCTCAAGGGACACCAGGTTATGTCGATCCAGAGTACCACCAATGCTACCAGTTGACTGAGAAGAGCGAtgtatatagctttggagtagtCTTAATGGAGCTCATATCTTCCTTGCCAGCCGTTGATATCATGAGGCATCACCACGAGATAAATCTATCCGCCCTGGCCATTAACAAGATCCAAAGCCATGCGTTGCACGAGCTTGTAGATCAAAATCTTGGGTTTGATACAGTCAATAGGACTAGAGAAATGATTACTGCGGTGGCAGAGTTGGGGTTCCGGTGCTTGGAAGAAGTCCACGACATGAGGCCATCCATGGAAGAGGTATTGGATACACTAAAGGAAATACAAAACCGTGGAGACAACATGGAGAAGTCAGACCAAACGGATAATATATCAGATGATGCTGTTCTGTTGAAGAACAATCCATTAACATTTTCGCCGGTTTCGGTCGCGGCGAAATGGGTTAGCAATGATTCGACACCCAATGCCAGTGGTTAG
- the LOC120290902 gene encoding LEAF RUST 10 DISEASE-RESISTANCE LOCUS RECEPTOR-LIKE PROTEIN KINASE-like 1.3 — MDLTMSYTSLSLLFIFSLHIHFLVPASSYFKPFRECVPYRCGDQEISYPFRHNERPSYCGHPGYELDCDGGNLTLLSMASLEYQVIHVDRSEHILKVARTDLLKDICLAAHVNTTLNFSLFNYTSDYLNSVLFYNCNSLSTHLPYWFSCPTSGDGCFAFDADRKIHLYEVCNFSVFVPILPTERLGLPISKVHNNATINRSIIRKILKKGFEITWLANTSLCENCTKSEGRCGYDWTRQEFNCFCPDAAYPATCHITPIPASVPSIPPVPAIVPSSMYAYSHLTCGFHLAISCSKRRIAGHVLPSNEVQSSSL, encoded by the coding sequence ATGGATCTTACCATGTCATATAcctctctctccttgctcttcatcttctccctcCATATTCACTTCTTGGTGCCAGCTTCCAGCTACTTCAAGCCGTTCCGAGAGTGTGTTCCCTATCGTTGTGGAGATCAAGAAATCAGCTATCCTTTCAGGCATAATGAGCGACCGAGTTATTGTGGGCATCCAGGCTACGAGCTTGACTGTGATGGAGGTAACCTGACCCTTCTGTCCATGGCGTCCCTGGAGTATCAGGTGATCCACGTGGATAGGAGCGAGCATATCCTTAAGGTGGCGAGGACGGATTTATTGAAAGATATATGTCTTGCAGCACATGTCAACACCACTTTAAACTTCAGTCTCTTCAACTACACTTCCGATTACCTCAATTCTGTCTTATTCTACAATTGCAACTCATTGTCAACCCATTTACCCTATTGGTTCTCTTGTCCCACGTCTGGGGATGGCTGCTTTGCTTTTGATGCGGACCGTAAAATCCACCTATACGAGGTATGCAACTTCAGTGTCTTCGTCCCAATTTTACCAACTGAACGTCTGGGTCTACCAATATCGAAGGTCCACAATAATGCTACCATTAATCGTTCTATTATTAGAAAGATCCTGAAAAAAGGCTTTGAGATCACTTGGCTTGCCAATACATCTCTGTGCGAAAATTGCACTAAATCAGAGGGAAGATGCGGGTATGACTGGACAAGGCAAGAATTCAATTGTTTTTGCCCTGATGCAGCCTATCCGGCGACCTGCCACATAACACCAATACCGGCTAGTGTCCCTTCAATACCGCCAGTACCAGCAATCGTCCCTTCAAGTATGTATGCTTACTCTCATCTAACATGTGGTTTCCACTTAGCCATAAGTTGTTCAAAGAGAAGAATTGCTGGGCATGTCCTTCCCTCAAACGAAGTGCAGTCATCCTCATTGTGA
- the LOC104421803 gene encoding LEAF RUST 10 DISEASE-RESISTANCE LOCUS RECEPTOR-LIKE PROTEIN KINASE-like 1.2 isoform X3: MSCSSLSLLFLISLHIHFSVSASGEFPLFQECTPFDCGEQQISYPFRCEEQPSYCGYPGYELHCDGDGLTLSMASLKYQVINVNRSAKILEVQRTDISEDICLPTHVDTTLDLHLFNYTSSDLNSTLFSGCVPLPIPCPYPFFCPPFSFHYFAPNVDLAEPLHKQCKFSVLVPISREALGLLPPHSEGGDLRAVLSKVLNEGFEITWIADTSQCENCNKSGGRCGYGWTGQEFNCFCPDGVYSTTCGQQGEPNKGRKLVVGFASAGGTAGGIVIIAIIIFIYRSRQRKKYKQSSFASGSTSSIYSSRTDFEKGSVYHGLPIFDYNELKNATNNFDPAAELGDGGFGTVFKGKLQDGRVVAVKRLYESNYKRVEQFMNEVEILARLHHPNLVSLYGYTSRHSRRLLLVYEYVPNGTVADHIHGDLAKPSSPPWSTRLKIAIETANALVYLHASDVIHRDVKTNNILLDENFTVKVADFGLSRLFPLNATHVSTAPQGTPGYVDPEYHQCYQLTEKSDVYSFGVVLMELISSLPAVDIMRHHHEINLSALAINKIQSHALHELVDQNLGFDTVNRTREMITAVAELGFRCLEEVHDMRPSMEEVLDTLKEIQNRGDNMEKSDQTDNISDDAVLLKNNPLTFSPVSVAAKWVSNDSTPNASG, from the exons ATGTcatgctcctctctctccttgctcttCCTCATCTCCCTCCATATTCACTTCTCGGTGTCAGCTTCTGGTGAATTCCCGCTGTTCCAAGAGTGCACTCCTTTTGATTGTGGAGAGCAACAAATCAGCTATCCTTTCAGGTGTGAAGAGCAACCAAGTTACTGTGGATATCCAGGCTACGAGCTCCACTGTGATGGAGATGGCCTAACCCTGTCCATGGCATCCCTGAAATATCAGGTGATAAACGTGAACAGGAGTGCGAAGATCCTTGAGGTGCAGAGGACTGATATATCAGAAGATATATGTCTTCCAACCCATGTTGACACCACTTTGGACTTGCATCTCTTCAACTACACTTCTAGTGACCTCAACTCCACCTTATTCTCCGGTTGTGTCCCATTGCCGATCCCTTGTCCTTATCCATTCTTTTGCCCCCCGTTTAGTTTTCACTACTTTGCTCCCAATGTGGACCTTGCAGAACCGCTACACAAGCAATGCAAATTCAGTGTCCTTGTCCCAATTTCAAGAGAAGCTCTAGGTCTACTGCCACCACATTCGGAGGGTGGTGACCTTAGGGCTGTTCTTAGTAAGGTCCTGAACGAAGGTTTCGAGATCACCTGGATTGCTGACACATCGCAGTGTGAAAATTGCAACAAATCAGGGGGAAGATGCGGGTATGGCTGGACAGGGCAAGAATTCAATTGTTTTTGCCCTGATGGAGTCTATTCAACGACTTGTGGCCAACAGG GAGAACCAAATAAAGGACGGAAACTAGTAGTAG GTTTTGCTTCAGCAGGTGGAACAGCAGGCGGAATTGTGATCATAGCAATTATTATCTTCATCTATCGATCtcgccaaagaaaaaaatataagcaGTCATCCTTTGCCTCAGGAAGCACCTCCTCAATTTACTCCTCCAGGACAGATTTTGAGAAGGGCAGTGTCTACCATGGATTGCCCATCTTTGACTACAACGAACTTAAGAATGCTACAAACAATTTCGATCCAGCAGCGGAACTTGGTGATGGAGGCTTTGGCACTGTTTTCAAAG GCAAACTTCAAGATGGGCGTGTAGTTGCAGTCAAGAGATTGTATGAAAGCAACTACAAAAGAGTTGAGCAGTTCATGAATGAAGTCGAAATACTTGCTCGCTTACACCACCCAAATCTAGTCTCACTGTATGGCTACACCTCCCGGCACAGCCGTAGACTCCTGCTTGTGTATGAATATGTGCCAAACGGCACAGTGGCTGATCATATTCATGGCGATTTAGCTAAACCCAGCTCGCCCCCATGGTCCACCCGTTTGAAAATAGCCATAGAAACTGCAAACGCATTGGTGTATCTCCACGCATCTGATGTTATCCATCGAGATGTGAAGACCAACAATATCCTGCTGGACGAGAATTTCACTGTCAAGGTTGCGGATTTCGGTTTGTCGCGCCTCTTCCCATTGAATGCCACTCATGTTTCAACTGCTCCTCAAGGGACACCAGGTTATGTCGATCCAGAGTACCACCAATGCTACCAGTTGACTGAGAAGAGCGAtgtatatagctttggagtagtCTTAATGGAGCTCATATCTTCCTTGCCAGCCGTTGATATCATGAGGCATCACCACGAGATAAATCTATCCGCCCTGGCCATTAACAAGATCCAAAGCCATGCGTTGCACGAGCTTGTAGATCAAAATCTTGGGTTTGATACAGTCAATAGGACTAGAGAAATGATTACTGCGGTGGCAGAGTTGGGGTTCCGGTGCTTGGAAGAAGTCCACGACATGAGGCCATCCATGGAAGAGGTATTGGATACACTAAAGGAAATACAAAACCGTGGAGACAACATGGAGAAGTCAGACCAAACGGATAATATATCAGATGATGCTGTTCTGTTGAAGAACAATCCATTAACATTTTCGCCGGTTTCGGTCGCGGCGAAATGGGTTAGCAATGATTCGACACCCAATGCCAGTGGTTAG